From the Vitis riparia cultivar Riparia Gloire de Montpellier isolate 1030 unplaced genomic scaffold, EGFV_Vit.rip_1.0 scaffold392_pilon_pilon, whole genome shotgun sequence genome, the window ATACGGTTTGATACTAACGACCTGtcttctttttcccctttttatgCAGTATTTGTGAATGGAAAGTTCTGCAAGGACCCAAAGCTGACCGTCGCAGAGGATTTCTTCTTTTCAGGCCTGGATAAGCCAGGGAACACATCAAATGCAGTAGCCTCAAATGTCACTACCGTAAATGTTGAACAAATAAAGGGACTCAACACTCTTGGCATATCCATGGTTCGTATTGACTATGAACCATATGGCCAAAACCCTCCTCACACTCACCCTCGTGCCACCGAGATTCTAACTGTCTTGGAGGGAACCCTCTACGTTGGCTTTGTCACATCCAACACTGAAAACCGCCTCATTAGCAAAGTCCTCAACAAGGGGATGTTTTTGTGTTTCCTGTTGGTCTCATTCACTTCCAATTCAATGTTGGGAAGACTAATGCAGTAGCCATTGCTGGTCTGAGCAGCCAAAATCCAGGTGttatcaccatagccaatgcaGTATTTGGATCAGATCCACCCATCAATCCTGATGTTCTCACAAGGGCCTTCCAGTTGGACAAGAGCGTGGTTAAGTACCTTCAGTCACGGTTCTGATGGGACAACAACTaagaaactatatatataaagaagctATATATGAACCATTGGTCTGCTTGTTTTCAAGTATAATGATTTAGAGggtttattttgtaattttggtGTGGACTTTGGCCATACTACTAAAATAAAGCAGTTTGTCTGCTACGCATCTTTTTCTGTACTTCTATCTCTCAATACTATACCCAGGATTAGCCTGTGTTTGTCTAAAAAAATCTTATCCAAATCTTTGATATTTTACTTGTTAAAAACAACTGGAAAATAAGTCCCAGTTGCTTGATAGATTTCCCTGGAATAATTCTTAAAACCCAGTGCTCTAAAGTCTCTAGAGCATGTATGAGTcgtggaaaaaaaatagatgaaccTAACAGCTTACTCATGTATacataaaattggaaaaattcaATCCATTAATGAAGACTTAGAAAGTCAATATATGAACACTTGCAGGCCTATTTGCTTACTCATGTATACATAAAACATAGACTAATCTAAGGACTAGTatgtaataaatttgacatttttggTATCCGAGGTTTTTCATTTCTCACCAGGAGACACGGATTGGACTGTTGGAGACAACCTAACAGCTTAGTTTAAATGTGTTTGTTAAGCATCCCTGTAATGCCCAGACATTTTATATAGGGATAAGATaggaaatttataataataataataatattagtgaattaattattttaataaaatgaaagagaggGAAAAAGGTAATTTTTCCTAATAAATACCCTAcgtataaattgaaaaaaaagaagggaaaaatcCTTTCTATTCTTATCtgaattttcattcctattgaCAGAATACCAGAGGACATAAGACTTTCAGATCTAGGGTTTGAAGAACAGATTTCTCTAggtaagatttttgttttataattcttagatcttattttaattattcgtTATATTTTTAACCTTAGGTAGGAAACcccaatctagattagggtttatgtttcttaaaaaaaaattaattaatttcgtGGTGGATGACGTGTGATAGTTGTGTCAGCGTAAAGCCCCGTAGaattaaggattaaataaataaacagcaATGGGAATGTGTGGATCCGTTGGGTGTGGAgtatatgttttcttatttaatgt encodes:
- the LOC117909809 gene encoding LOW QUALITY PROTEIN: germin-like protein subfamily 1 member 14 (The sequence of the model RefSeq protein was modified relative to this genomic sequence to represent the inferred CDS: inserted 1 base in 1 codon); amino-acid sequence: MKKGVSFLVTVALVALVSSLASASDPSPLQDTCVAIDEPKDAVFVNGKFCKDPKLTVAEDFFFSGLDKPGNTSNAVASNVTTVNVEQIKGLNTLGISMVRIDYEPYGQNPPHTHPRATEILTVLEGTLYVGFVTSNTENRLISKVLNXGDVFVFPVGLIHFQFNVGKTNAVAIAGLSSQNPGVITIANAVFGSDPPINPDVLTRAFQLDKSVVKYLQSRF